In Oryza sativa Japonica Group chromosome 2, ASM3414082v1, the following are encoded in one genomic region:
- the LOC4331042 gene encoding heparanase-like protein 3 isoform X1: MAAGLLLKLVGFCFWAVFWLGGAATVSTNAGGEAAAAAVVVDARSAIAVTDEDFVCATLDWWPPDKCDYGTCSWGLATLLNMDLSNKILLNAVKAFSPLKLRLGGSLQDVLIYDTGDPRQPCTPFTKNSSAMFGFTQGCLPLHRWDELNAFFQKSGAKIIFGLNALNGRVPMSDDSLGGPWNYTNAASFIRYTVSKGYDIHGWELGNELSGSGVGARVDADQYAQDVLALKQIIDNSYQGHASKPLVIAPGGFFDAAWFTELISRTKPNQMDVMTHHIYNLGPGVDTHLIDKILDPSYLDGEAGTFSSLQGILKSAGTSTVAWVGEAGGAYNSGHHLVTDAFVFSFWYLDQLGMSSKYDTKTYCRQTLIGGNYGLLNTTTFEPNPDYYSALLWNRLMGTKVLSATFNGTNKIRAYAHCARDSRGITLLLINLSGNNTNHIYVTSEGVQPYSTKKEGRRRFGRIPGLGEEAQLIREEYHLTPKDGSLQSQHVLLNGNVLAPDANGEIPKLEPVQVEGTQPITVAPYSIVFAHIPRFYAPACR; encoded by the exons ATGGCGGCGGGGCTACTGCTGAAGCTGGTCGGGTTCTGCTTCTGGGCCGTCTTCtggctcggcggcgccgccaccgtcagcaccaacgccggcggcgaggcggcggcggcggcggtggtggtggacgcGCGGTCCGCCATTGCTGTGACGGACGAGGACTTCGTGTGCGCGACGCTGGATTGGTGGCCGCCGGACAAGTGCGACTACGGCACCTGCAGCTGGGGACTCGCCACCCTCCTCAACATG GATCTTTCAAACAAAATCCTGTTGAATGCCGTCAAAG CATTCTCACCTCTGAAGCTTAGGCTGGGAGGATCCTTGCAGGATGTGTTGATATACGACACCGGCGATCCTCGGCAGCCGTGCACTCCGTTCACGAAGAACTCATCGGCCATGTTCGGTTTCACTCAAGGTTGCCTGCCGTTGCATAGATGGGACGAGCTCAATGCATTCTTCCAAAAATCAGG AGCAAAAATTATCTTTGGGCTGAATGCTCTGAATGGTAGGGTTCCAATGTCTGATGATTCTTTAGGAGGGCCATGGAATTACACCAATGCGGCTTCCTTCATTCGCTACACTGTCAGCAAGGGCTATGACATCCATGGATGGGAACTCG GAAATGAACTCAGTGGCAGTGGAGTTGGAGCTCGAGTTGATGCAGACCAATATGCACAAGATGTTCTAGCTCTGAAACAAATCATTGACAACTCCTACCAAGGCCATGCATCAAAGCCACTGGTGATCGCACCGGGAGGTTTCTTTGATGCAGCCTGGTTCACTGAGCTTATCAGCAGAACAAAGCCAAACCAGATGGATGTGATGACTCACCACATCTACAATCTAGGCCCTG GCGTCGACACGCACCTGATTGATAAAATTCTTGACCCGTCTTacctcgacggcgaggccggcaCATTCAGCAGTCTCCAGGGGATACTGAAGTCTGCAGGGACGTCCACCGTCGCGTGGGTCGGCGAGGCTGGAGGCGCTTACAACAGTGGTCACCACCTTGTAACTGATGCTTTTGTGTTCAGCTTCTG GTACTTGGATCAGCTAGGAATGTCATCTAAGTATGACACAAAGACCTACTGCAGACAGACCTTGATTGGAGGGAACTATGGTCTGCTCAACACAACAACGTTTGAACCAAACCCTGATTACTACAG TGCTTTACTATGGAACCGCCTCATGGGAACCAAGGTTCTCTCGGCAACATTCAACGGCACCAACAAGATCCGCGCTTACGCACATTGCGCAAGAGATTCA CGTGGGATCACTCTACTCCTGATCAACCTCAGTGGCAACAACACAAACCATATCTACGTGACGAGCGAAGGCGTGCAACCTTACAGCACAAAGAAGGAGGGCCGCAGAAGGTTCGGACGCATCCCCGGGCTCGGCGAAGAAGCTCAGCTCATCAGAGAAGAGTACCATCTCACCCCCAAAGATGGGAGCCTGCAGAGCCAGCATGTGCTGCTGAATGGCAATGTGTTGGCACCTGATGCCAATGGAGAGATCCCTAAGCTGGAGCCTGTGCAGGTGGAGGGAACACAGCCCATAACAGTGGCTCCTTACTCCATTGTGTTTGCTCATATTCCCAGATTCTATGCTCCTGCCTGTAGGTAG
- the LOC4331042 gene encoding heparanase-like protein 3 isoform X2, whose amino-acid sequence MPSKLIHFAAFSPLKLRLGGSLQDVLIYDTGDPRQPCTPFTKNSSAMFGFTQGCLPLHRWDELNAFFQKSGAKIIFGLNALNGRVPMSDDSLGGPWNYTNAASFIRYTVSKGYDIHGWELGNELSGSGVGARVDADQYAQDVLALKQIIDNSYQGHASKPLVIAPGGFFDAAWFTELISRTKPNQMDVMTHHIYNLGPGVDTHLIDKILDPSYLDGEAGTFSSLQGILKSAGTSTVAWVGEAGGAYNSGHHLVTDAFVFSFWYLDQLGMSSKYDTKTYCRQTLIGGNYGLLNTTTFEPNPDYYSALLWNRLMGTKVLSATFNGTNKIRAYAHCARDSRGITLLLINLSGNNTNHIYVTSEGVQPYSTKKEGRRRFGRIPGLGEEAQLIREEYHLTPKDGSLQSQHVLLNGNVLAPDANGEIPKLEPVQVEGTQPITVAPYSIVFAHIPRFYAPACR is encoded by the exons ATGCCGTCAAAG CTAATTCATTTTGCAGCATTCTCACCTCTGAAGCTTAGGCTGGGAGGATCCTTGCAGGATGTGTTGATATACGACACCGGCGATCCTCGGCAGCCGTGCACTCCGTTCACGAAGAACTCATCGGCCATGTTCGGTTTCACTCAAGGTTGCCTGCCGTTGCATAGATGGGACGAGCTCAATGCATTCTTCCAAAAATCAGG AGCAAAAATTATCTTTGGGCTGAATGCTCTGAATGGTAGGGTTCCAATGTCTGATGATTCTTTAGGAGGGCCATGGAATTACACCAATGCGGCTTCCTTCATTCGCTACACTGTCAGCAAGGGCTATGACATCCATGGATGGGAACTCG GAAATGAACTCAGTGGCAGTGGAGTTGGAGCTCGAGTTGATGCAGACCAATATGCACAAGATGTTCTAGCTCTGAAACAAATCATTGACAACTCCTACCAAGGCCATGCATCAAAGCCACTGGTGATCGCACCGGGAGGTTTCTTTGATGCAGCCTGGTTCACTGAGCTTATCAGCAGAACAAAGCCAAACCAGATGGATGTGATGACTCACCACATCTACAATCTAGGCCCTG GCGTCGACACGCACCTGATTGATAAAATTCTTGACCCGTCTTacctcgacggcgaggccggcaCATTCAGCAGTCTCCAGGGGATACTGAAGTCTGCAGGGACGTCCACCGTCGCGTGGGTCGGCGAGGCTGGAGGCGCTTACAACAGTGGTCACCACCTTGTAACTGATGCTTTTGTGTTCAGCTTCTG GTACTTGGATCAGCTAGGAATGTCATCTAAGTATGACACAAAGACCTACTGCAGACAGACCTTGATTGGAGGGAACTATGGTCTGCTCAACACAACAACGTTTGAACCAAACCCTGATTACTACAG TGCTTTACTATGGAACCGCCTCATGGGAACCAAGGTTCTCTCGGCAACATTCAACGGCACCAACAAGATCCGCGCTTACGCACATTGCGCAAGAGATTCA CGTGGGATCACTCTACTCCTGATCAACCTCAGTGGCAACAACACAAACCATATCTACGTGACGAGCGAAGGCGTGCAACCTTACAGCACAAAGAAGGAGGGCCGCAGAAGGTTCGGACGCATCCCCGGGCTCGGCGAAGAAGCTCAGCTCATCAGAGAAGAGTACCATCTCACCCCCAAAGATGGGAGCCTGCAGAGCCAGCATGTGCTGCTGAATGGCAATGTGTTGGCACCTGATGCCAATGGAGAGATCCCTAAGCTGGAGCCTGTGCAGGTGGAGGGAACACAGCCCATAACAGTGGCTCCTTACTCCATTGTGTTTGCTCATATTCCCAGATTCTATGCTCCTGCCTGTAGGTAG
- the LOC4331043 gene encoding uncharacterized protein, which translates to MGNASSMLTQYDIEEVQEHCNYLFSQQEIVSLYERFCQLDRSAKGFISEDEFLSIPEFSLNPLSKRLLRMVDGLNFKDFVSFLSTFSAKASVQQKIELIFKVYDIDGKGKVTFKDLVEVLRDQTGSFMTEEQRERVITNVLEEAGYTRDCTLSLEDFTRIIDHPGLKMEVEVPID; encoded by the exons ATGGGGAACGCGTCGTCGATGCTCACCCAGTACGACATCGAGGAGGTGCAGGAGCACTGCAACTACCTCT TCTCGCAGCAGGAGATCGTGTCGCTGTACGAGCGATTCTGCCAGCTGGATCGGAGCGCCAAGGGGTTCATCTCCGAGGACGAGTTCCTCTCCATCCCGGAGTTCTCCCTCAACCCGCTCTCCAAG aGGTTGCTGCGTATGGTTGATGGGCTGAACTTCAAGGAttttgtttccttcctctctaCCTTCAGTGCAAAGGCCAGCGTTCAGCAAAAGATTGAGT TGATATTCAAGGTGTATGACATTGATGGCAAGGGGAAGGTAACCTTCAAAGACCTGGTAGAGGTTTTGCGGGACCAAACAGGGTCATTCATGACAGAGGAACAAAGAGAG CGAGTAATAACAAATGTACTGGAAGAAGCTGGATACACAAGGGATTGCACGCTTTCTTTGGAAGATTTTACCAGG ATTATAGATCATCCTGGCCTAAAGATGGAGGTGGAAGTGCCTATTGACTAG
- the LOC4331044 gene encoding pyrophosphate-energized vacuolar membrane proton pump, with product MAILSDVATEVLIPIAAIIGIGFSIAQWVLVARVKLAPSQPGASRSKDGYGDSLIEEEEGLNDHNVVAKCAEIQNAIAEGATSFLFTEYQYVGVFMSIFAVVIFLFLGSVEGFSTKTHPCTYSKDKECKPALFNALFSTVSFLLGAITSVVSGFLGMKIATYANARTTLEARKGVGKAFITAFRSGAVMGFLLASNGLLVLYIAINLFKMYYGDDWEGLFESITGYGLGGSSMALFGRVGGGIYTKAADVGADLVGKVERNIPEDDPRNPAVIADNVGDNVGDIAGMGSDLFGSYAESSCAALVVASISSFGINHDFTGMCYPLLVSSMGIIVCLITTLFATDFFEIKAVKEIEPSLKKQLIISTALMTVGIALVSWLALPYKFTIFNFGEQKEVTNWGLFLCVSIGLWAGLIIGYVTEYYTSNAYSPVQDVADACRTGAATNVIFGLALGYKSVIIPIFAIALGIYVSFTIAAMYGIAVAALGMLSTIATGLSIDAYGPISDNAGGIAEMAGMSHRIRERTDALDAAGNTTAAIGKGFAIGSAALVSLALFGAFVSRAGVKVVDVLSPKVIIGLIVGAMLPYWFSAMTMKSVGSAALKMVEEVRRQFNTIPGLMEGTGKPDYANCVKISTDASIKQMIPPGALVMLTPLIVGTLFGVQTLSGVLAGALVSGVQVAISASNTGGAWDNAKKYIEAGASEHARSLGPKGSDCHKAAVIGDTIGDPLKDTSGPSLNILIKLMAVESLVFAPFFATHGGILFKLF from the exons ATGGCGATCCTGTCGGATGTGGCCACCGAGGTGCTGATCCCGATCGCCGCCATCATCGGGATCGGGTTCTCCATCGCGCAGTGGGTGCTGGTCGCCCGGGTCAAGCTGGCGCCGTCGCAGCCGGGAGCGTCGAGGAGCAAGGACGGGTACGGCGACTCGCtgatcgaggaggaggaagggctcAACGACCACAACGTCGTCGCCAAGTGCGCCGAGATACAGAACGCCATCGCTGAAG GAGCAACATCGTTCCTTTTCACCGAATACCAATACGTTGGCGTTTTCATGTCGATATTCGCGGTGGtgatcttcctcttcctcggctcCGTCGAGGGATTCAGCACAAAGACCCACCCCTGCACATACAGCAAGGACAAGGAGTGTAAGCCTGCTCTGTTCAATGCCCTGTTCAGCACCGTCTCCTTCCTGCTTGGAGCCATCACCTCAGTGGTTTCTGGCTTCCTCGGGATGAAGATTGCGACTTACGCAAATGCGCGGACCACCCTGGAGGCGAGGAAGGGTGTTGGCAAGGCCTTCATCACCGCGTTCCGTTCGGGAGCGGTGATGGGATTCTTGCTGGCATCAAATGGGCTTCTGGTGCTTTACATTGCCATAAACTTGTTCAAGATGTACTATGGCGATGATTGGGAGGGTCTCTTTGAGTCCATCACTGGCTATGGCCTTGGTGGATCCTCAATGGCTCTGTTTGGAAGGGTGGGTGGAGGTATCTACACCAAGGCGGCTGACGTCGGTGCTGATCTTGTTGGCAAAGTTGAAAGGAACATCCCTGAAGATGATCCTCGGAACCCTGCT GTGATTGCTGACAATGTTGGAGACAACGTTGGTGATATTGCTGGAATGGGATCAGATCTGTTCGGGTCGTACGCTGAATCTTCCTGTGCTGCCCTTGTTGTTGCTTCCATTTCTTCCTTTGGGATCAACCATGATTTCACTGGGATGTGCTACCCGCTGCTGGTCAGCTCCATGGGCATCATTGTCTGCTTGATCACCACTCTCTTTGCCACTGACTTCTTCGAGATCAAGGCCGTGAAAGAAATCGAACCGTCACTAAAGAAGCAGCTCATCATTTCTACGGCTCTGATGACTGTTGGTATTGCACTGGTCAGTTGGTTGGCGCTCCCATACAAATTCACCATCTTCAATTTTGGTGAACAGAAGGAAGTCACTAACTG GGGGTTGTTCTTGTGTGTTTCGATCGGTCTATGGGCTGGTCTGATCATCGGATACGTGACAGAGTACTACACTAGCAATGCAtacag CCCTGTTCAGGATGTCGCAGATGCTTGCAGAACTGGTGCTGCCACCAATGTCATATTTGGGCTTGCTCTAGGATACAAGTCTGTTATTATCCCAATTTTCGCTATCGCGCTTGGTATCTACGTCAGCTTCACCATTGCTGCGATGTACGGCATAGCAGTGGCTGCCCTTGGCATGCTGAGCACAATTGCCACTGGACTGTCCATTGATGCTTATGGTCCGATCAGCGACAACGCCGGTGGTATTGCTGAGATGGCAGGGATGAGCCACAGAATCCGCGAGAGAACCGACGCTCTTGACGCTGCTGGAAACACAACCGCTGCTATTGGAAAG GGTTTTGCCATTGGGTCAGCAGCACTGGTGTCCCTTGCACTGTTCGGCGCCTTCGTCAGCAGAGCCGGGGTGAAGGTGGTCGACGTCCTGTCCCCCAAGGTGATCATCGGATTGATCGTCGGAGCAATGCTCCCGTACTGGTTCTCCGCCATGACGATGAAGAGCGTCGGCAGCGCGGCGCTGAAGATGGtggaggaggtccggcggcaGTTCAACACCATCCCCGGGCTGATGGAGGGCACAGGCAAGCCGGACTACGCCAACTGCGTCAAGATCTCCACCGACGCCTCCATCAAGCAGATGATCCCTCCCGGCGCCCTCGTCATGCTCACGCCGCTCATCGTCGGCACCCTCTTCGGCGTCCAGACCCTCTccggcgtcctcgccggcgccctCGTCTCCGGCGTACAG GTCGCCATCTCTGCGTCGAACACCGGTGGCGCATGGGACAACGCAAAGAAATACATCGAG GCTGGGGCGAGTGAGCACGCGAGGTCGCTGGGGCCCAAGGGATCGGACTGCCACAAGGCGGCGGTGATCGGCGACACCATTGGCGACCCGCTCAAGGACACGTCGGGCCCGTCGCTGAACATCCTCATCAAGCTCATGGCCGTCGAGTCGCTGGTGTTCGCGCCATTCTTCGCCACGCACGGAGGAATTCTATTCAAGCTCTTCTAG